Proteins encoded together in one Acetobacteroides hydrogenigenes window:
- a CDS encoding NADH:ubiquinone reductase (Na(+)-transporting) subunit D encodes MSQKESLFSAKNMKLLTGPLDRENPVTIQILGICSALAVTAQLKPALVMAISVTVVTAFSNLIISMMRNGIPNRIRIIVQLVVVAALVILVDQILRAYVYDVSKKLSVFVGLIITNCIIMGRLEAFALGNKPWPSFLDGLGNGMGYGLILVIIAFFREIFGSGTLLGMRIIPESLYISNGGFYANNGFMILPPAALIIVGCIIWFQKSRNKDLQEK; translated from the coding sequence ATGAGCCAAAAAGAATCATTGTTTTCAGCAAAAAACATGAAGCTGCTCACTGGGCCGCTTGATAGAGAGAATCCGGTTACCATTCAAATTCTCGGTATTTGTTCGGCATTGGCGGTAACCGCTCAGCTTAAGCCAGCACTAGTTATGGCAATTTCGGTAACTGTGGTTACTGCTTTTTCGAACCTCATCATCTCCATGATGCGCAATGGAATTCCAAACCGTATTCGTATCATTGTTCAGCTGGTGGTGGTTGCTGCTCTTGTAATTTTGGTAGACCAAATTCTTCGTGCCTACGTTTACGATGTAAGTAAAAAACTATCCGTATTTGTGGGGCTTATTATTACCAACTGTATCATCATGGGTCGCTTGGAGGCATTTGCGCTTGGCAATAAGCCTTGGCCTTCGTTCCTAGATGGGTTGGGTAACGGTATGGGATACGGCTTAATTCTTGTAATTATTGCGTTCTTCCGCGAAATATTTGGTTCTGGAACCTTGCTCGGAATGCGCATTATTCCAGAGTCGCTGTACATCTCGAATGGCGGTTTTTACGCCAATAATGGATTTATGATTCTTCCTCCTGCAGCTCTTATTATTGTAGGGTGTATTATCTGGTTCCAAAAAAGCCGAAATAAGGATTTACAAGAGAAATAA
- a CDS encoding NADH:ubiquinone reductase (Na(+)-transporting) subunit B → MSLRSFIDKIKPNFEKGGKYAKLQSTFDAFESFLYVPKKVTTHGSQIRDAVDLKRIMSVVIIALVPALLFGMWNVGFQHARSLGQVDTWTFWQMFGFGALKVMPIVVVSYVVGLGIEFIAAQMRGHEVNEGFLVSGMLIPLIMPVDAPLWMVAVSTAFAVIFGKEVFGGTGMNIFNPALLARAFMFFAYPSKISGDFVWIAGLTGGDGVVDGFSGATPLAIAKSNLVDKLPSAYDMFMGYIPGSIGETSTLAILIGAAILIFTGIGNWKIMLSVFAGGAVMGLIFNVIGINPYMELPFYYHFIMGGFAFGAVFMATDPVTAAQTERGKWIYGFLVGLMAVLIRVFNPAYPEGMMLSILLLNTFAPLIDHFVVESNIKRRLKRAKVKA, encoded by the coding sequence ATGTCGTTAAGAAGTTTTATTGATAAAATAAAGCCAAACTTCGAGAAGGGCGGAAAATATGCGAAGCTTCAATCTACGTTTGATGCCTTCGAATCTTTCCTTTACGTTCCGAAGAAGGTAACAACTCATGGCAGCCAAATTAGGGATGCGGTGGATTTGAAGCGTATAATGTCAGTTGTTATTATTGCGCTTGTGCCTGCTCTACTTTTCGGTATGTGGAACGTTGGCTTCCAGCATGCACGCTCTCTTGGACAAGTTGATACGTGGACATTCTGGCAAATGTTCGGCTTTGGTGCCCTTAAGGTGATGCCTATTGTCGTTGTTTCGTACGTTGTTGGTCTGGGTATAGAGTTTATTGCCGCACAAATGCGCGGGCATGAGGTAAACGAGGGATTTCTTGTTTCCGGAATGCTTATTCCGCTTATTATGCCGGTTGATGCACCACTTTGGATGGTTGCCGTATCTACTGCTTTTGCCGTAATTTTTGGCAAGGAGGTTTTTGGAGGTACCGGAATGAATATCTTCAACCCTGCACTACTTGCGCGTGCCTTTATGTTCTTTGCCTATCCGTCAAAGATCTCTGGTGACTTTGTTTGGATTGCCGGACTTACCGGTGGCGATGGTGTTGTAGATGGCTTCTCTGGCGCTACTCCGCTTGCTATTGCAAAGTCTAACCTCGTTGATAAGCTCCCTAGCGCCTACGATATGTTCATGGGGTATATCCCAGGTTCTATTGGCGAAACATCAACCCTTGCAATTCTTATTGGAGCTGCTATCCTAATCTTCACCGGAATCGGTAATTGGAAGATTATGCTGAGCGTATTTGCTGGTGGTGCTGTTATGGGGCTAATCTTCAATGTTATTGGGATTAACCCATACATGGAACTGCCGTTCTACTACCACTTCATTATGGGTGGATTCGCTTTTGGAGCAGTATTTATGGCTACCGATCCTGTTACCGCTGCACAAACCGAGCGTGGTAAGTGGATTTACGGTTTCCTAGTCGGATTGATGGCCGTTCTGATTCGCGTATTCAACCCTGCTTATCCAGAAGGTATGATGCTTTCAATCCTTTTACTCAACACTTTTGCTCCGCTTATCGACCACTTTGTAGTAGAGTCGAATATCAAGCGCAGGCTAAAACGTGCAAAGGTAAAGGCATAA
- the nqrF gene encoding NADH:ubiquinone reductase (Na(+)-transporting) subunit F: MILLFSQTSLIITAVIVFLSLTLLLVWLILFLKKKLTPGGLATIDINGERQLEVESGSTLLSTLGNNGIFLPSACGGGGSCGMCKCKVTDGGGEILPTETGFFSRKQQQEKWRLACQVKVKEDMKVEVPEEVLGIKKWECEVVSNRNVATFIKEFVVKLPEGENLKFKSGGYIQIDVPKFETNFSDFNIEKEYHEDWDSLKLWDLKTKNEEETFRAYSMANHPAEGNIVMLNIRIATPPWDRAKGAFMNVNPGICSSYIFSRKPGDKVTVSGPYGEFFLKQTKNEKMFIGGGAGMAPMRSHIFHLFHTEKHQEKATFWYGARSLREVFYEDEFRAIEKDFPNFKFNLALSEPKPEDNWTGPTGFIHQVIFENYLKNHDAPEDIEYYLCGPPMMNAAVEKMLFDLGVPKENIMFDDFGG; the protein is encoded by the coding sequence ATGATTTTGCTATTTAGTCAAACATCGCTTATCATAACAGCTGTCATCGTCTTCCTTTCGTTGACTTTGCTTTTGGTATGGTTAATTCTATTCCTAAAGAAGAAGCTTACGCCTGGAGGATTGGCCACAATTGACATCAACGGCGAAAGACAGCTTGAGGTGGAGTCGGGATCTACCTTGCTTAGCACTCTTGGAAATAACGGAATTTTTCTCCCATCAGCATGTGGTGGTGGTGGTTCTTGCGGTATGTGTAAGTGTAAGGTTACCGATGGTGGTGGCGAAATTCTACCTACCGAAACGGGTTTCTTTTCGCGTAAGCAGCAGCAAGAAAAATGGCGCCTTGCCTGTCAGGTTAAGGTAAAAGAGGATATGAAGGTTGAAGTTCCCGAAGAGGTTCTTGGTATCAAGAAGTGGGAATGCGAGGTGGTTTCGAACCGCAACGTGGCAACCTTTATCAAGGAGTTCGTGGTTAAGCTTCCTGAAGGGGAAAACCTTAAGTTTAAGTCTGGTGGTTACATCCAAATTGATGTACCAAAGTTTGAAACAAACTTCTCTGACTTTAATATCGAAAAGGAGTACCACGAAGATTGGGATAGCCTGAAGTTGTGGGATCTTAAGACAAAGAACGAGGAGGAAACCTTCCGTGCATACTCTATGGCCAACCACCCTGCAGAGGGTAATATTGTAATGCTAAACATTCGTATTGCCACTCCACCATGGGATCGTGCTAAGGGTGCTTTCATGAATGTTAACCCTGGTATCTGCTCGTCTTATATTTTCTCACGTAAGCCTGGCGATAAGGTAACCGTTTCAGGACCTTACGGAGAGTTCTTCCTGAAGCAAACCAAAAACGAGAAGATGTTTATTGGTGGTGGTGCAGGTATGGCCCCTATGCGTTCGCATATCTTCCACCTGTTCCATACAGAGAAGCATCAGGAGAAAGCTACTTTTTGGTACGGTGCTCGCTCGCTTCGTGAGGTATTCTACGAGGATGAGTTTAGGGCTATTGAAAAGGATTTCCCTAACTTCAAGTTTAATCTTGCGCTATCAGAGCCTAAGCCAGAGGATAACTGGACCGGTCCTACCGGCTTTATCCACCAGGTGATTTTTGAGAACTATCTCAAGAATCATGATGCACCAGAGGATATCGAGTACTACCTATGCGGTCCTCCTATGATGAATGCAGCTGTAGAGAAGATGCTATTCGACTTGGGAGTTCCAAAAGAAAACATCATGTTCGACGACTTTGGAGGTTAA
- a CDS encoding HDIG domain-containing metalloprotein yields the protein MDRKQALELLHDRIKNPRMVAHCLASEAVMRRLAVHFNEDVNLWGLAGLLHDLDVEETEGDHEQHGNVAADFLKENGLQQVAVDAIRRHNEMATPEPRTTLLDHALAAGETITGLITATAMVYPDKKVASVKPSSVVKRMKEKSFAASVKRENIMECELIGIPIAAFAGISVVAMREIAEDIGL from the coding sequence ATGGATCGAAAACAAGCATTAGAGCTGCTGCATGACCGTATTAAGAACCCCAGAATGGTTGCCCATTGCCTAGCTTCGGAAGCCGTAATGAGACGGTTGGCGGTTCACTTTAACGAGGATGTAAACCTATGGGGGCTTGCTGGGCTTCTTCACGATTTGGATGTGGAAGAAACGGAGGGGGACCACGAGCAGCATGGCAATGTTGCCGCCGATTTCCTTAAAGAAAACGGACTCCAACAGGTTGCTGTTGATGCCATTCGTAGGCATAATGAAATGGCTACTCCTGAGCCTAGAACTACTTTGCTAGACCATGCTCTTGCTGCTGGCGAAACAATTACGGGCCTTATTACCGCAACGGCAATGGTTTACCCCGATAAGAAGGTGGCTTCCGTCAAGCCGTCGTCGGTGGTAAAGCGGATGAAGGAGAAGAGCTTTGCAGCATCTGTTAAGCGCGAGAATATCATGGAATGCGAGCTGATTGGCATTCCCATTGCCGCATTTGCTGGGATATCGGTGGTGGCGATGCGCGAAATTGCCGAGGATATTGGGCTCTAG
- a CDS encoding FAD:protein FMN transferase encodes MKIKLAITIAAVAILASCSSREKEYVRFGGFAQGTTYSISYRDPEKRNLQPQVDSLLNDFDNSLSIYNKKSIISRMNDNDTSVAADGYLTECFSYAVEVYKATNGAFDITVGPLVRAWGFGLKNKDKISQQHIDSLLTLVGMEKVKLVAGKLQKSNRKIFVDVNAIAQGYSVDVVARYLESKGITDYLVEIGGETFGKGLNSRGKAWTIGIDKPYDGNVTPGEDLQAKVELPSGKALATSGNYRKFYVENGVKYSHTIDPKTGYPARNTLLCISVIAGNCAYADAYATAFMVMGVDKAKEFLAAHPEFEAYMVYSGKNGAFETFATPGFEKLILK; translated from the coding sequence ATGAAGATAAAATTGGCTATTACGATTGCCGCAGTAGCAATACTTGCATCGTGTAGCAGTAGAGAAAAGGAGTATGTGCGATTTGGCGGTTTTGCGCAGGGAACAACATACAGCATCTCGTATCGAGACCCTGAAAAGCGAAATTTGCAGCCACAAGTAGATTCTCTGCTGAACGATTTTGACAATTCACTCTCCATCTACAACAAAAAGAGCATCATTTCTAGGATGAACGATAACGATACCTCGGTAGCTGCAGATGGCTATTTGACCGAATGCTTTAGCTATGCTGTAGAGGTTTACAAGGCTACCAATGGGGCATTTGATATTACCGTTGGTCCTCTTGTGCGCGCTTGGGGCTTTGGCTTGAAAAATAAGGATAAGATCAGCCAGCAGCATATCGATAGCTTGCTTACTCTTGTTGGTATGGAAAAGGTGAAGCTGGTGGCAGGAAAGCTGCAAAAGAGCAACCGAAAGATTTTTGTTGATGTTAACGCTATTGCTCAGGGGTATTCTGTTGATGTGGTTGCTAGATACCTCGAGAGTAAAGGGATAACCGATTATCTGGTGGAGATAGGAGGGGAAACCTTTGGAAAAGGGCTTAATTCGAGAGGAAAAGCATGGACAATTGGCATTGATAAGCCCTACGATGGTAACGTTACCCCAGGTGAAGATCTACAGGCCAAGGTGGAGCTACCTAGCGGGAAAGCTTTGGCAACATCTGGGAACTACCGCAAGTTTTACGTAGAAAATGGGGTTAAATATTCGCATACTATCGATCCTAAAACGGGTTATCCTGCCCGCAACACGCTACTATGCATATCGGTAATTGCTGGCAACTGCGCATATGCTGATGCTTATGCTACGGCTTTTATGGTTATGGGGGTTGATAAGGCTAAGGAGTTCTTAGCTGCTCATCCTGAATTTGAGGCGTATATGGTATACTCTGGTAAGAATGGCGCATTTGAAACTTTTGCTACGCCAGGATTTGAGAAACTGATTCTGAAGTAG
- a CDS encoding YitT family protein translates to MSQIQQEKMFSAEWWKAVGYILLGSFIFTMAIVMLVSPFKIAPGGTYGIGIVLHHLFGWNISTAVAFLDWPLLLIGTLVLGPIFGFKTALATAAGLGFTWLFETQIWTSGQPLIDDPLLASIFAGVLYGVAMGIIFKSKATSGGSDIISMILHKYTHMSLGKLVLIVDSIITLITVPAFGDWKLPCYAWILIYIQSKIIDMIVTQEGFNKTVMIISDEYEKIRQVILKDLDRGGTLINVKGLYQEQDRKMIYVVLNRREVEILKQEIRKIDPKAFVNVTGAGEILGNGFQPHA, encoded by the coding sequence ATGTCGCAAATTCAACAGGAAAAAATGTTTTCGGCCGAATGGTGGAAGGCCGTTGGCTACATTCTTCTGGGCAGCTTCATCTTTACGATGGCTATCGTCATGCTCGTTTCCCCCTTCAAGATTGCCCCTGGAGGCACCTATGGAATCGGGATCGTGCTTCACCACCTCTTTGGATGGAACATCAGTACGGCAGTTGCCTTCCTCGACTGGCCGCTTCTACTAATAGGCACCCTCGTTCTTGGCCCCATCTTCGGATTTAAAACTGCGCTTGCGACAGCGGCAGGGCTAGGCTTCACCTGGCTATTCGAAACCCAAATATGGACCTCGGGTCAACCGCTAATCGACGATCCACTCCTAGCCTCCATCTTTGCCGGAGTCCTTTACGGTGTTGCCATGGGCATCATCTTCAAGTCGAAGGCCACCTCGGGCGGTAGCGATATCATTTCGATGATCCTGCACAAGTACACCCACATGTCGCTGGGTAAGCTGGTGCTCATCGTCGACTCGATCATCACCCTTATTACCGTACCTGCCTTTGGCGACTGGAAGCTCCCTTGCTACGCATGGATTCTGATCTATATCCAAAGCAAGATTATCGATATGATTGTTACCCAAGAAGGGTTTAACAAAACGGTGATGATTATCTCGGACGAGTACGAGAAGATCCGCCAGGTGATCCTAAAAGACCTCGATCGTGGAGGCACCCTTATTAACGTAAAGGGGCTTTACCAGGAGCAGGACCGTAAGATGATATACGTAGTGCTCAACCGTCGCGAGGTGGAAATCCTAAAGCAGGAGATCCGCAAGATCGACCCTAAGGCGTTCGTAAACGTTACCGGTGCGGGCGAGATTCTCGGAAATGGTTTCCAACCACACGCCTAA
- a CDS encoding type IX secretion system plug protein, with protein sequence MTYHKFIAGLLFLLCFEPSQAQHRIKIIDTEIKSLQIFANQNISTFPSINLNSNEVISITFDDLHPNAPRNLTYKIVHCDENWTDENLFQATFLDGFQEQPLYNSGFSNNTLTRYVHYSINFPNNDVKPKISGNYMIIISDTDTQQPLLKAGFMVVEKRASHIASIAIPTNSSYQTSHQLNLTVLLQELNVTNPTRDVKTKVYQNYVELPDSLQPQSVNTGLNSIFYSRTDKNIYPAGNEFRTIDIRDVHYTSTNVSSIKQGQDLYYILLRPDKSRDDSPYAYTFDYNGKMVIAGLNVNNPNTDCDYYSVMFSLSTPYLGDSFDVYLEGELTGWGPSNHAKMLYNNTTNCYEIPLLLKQGFYSYVYVVRNHNGDALMQLSPEGNFSQTENSYQICTYYKGIRDTYTRLISTTTIEQNKKASK encoded by the coding sequence ATGACCTATCACAAGTTTATAGCTGGTCTGCTTTTCTTGCTCTGTTTTGAGCCAAGCCAAGCTCAGCATCGTATTAAAATTATTGATACGGAGATTAAAAGCCTACAGATATTTGCGAATCAGAATATCAGCACCTTTCCTAGCATCAATTTAAACAGTAACGAGGTAATATCCATTACCTTCGACGACCTCCACCCTAATGCACCTCGAAATTTGACGTATAAAATAGTGCACTGCGATGAGAATTGGACAGACGAAAACCTGTTTCAAGCAACCTTTCTCGATGGGTTTCAGGAGCAGCCTTTGTACAATAGCGGTTTTTCGAACAATACATTAACCCGATATGTGCACTACTCTATTAACTTTCCAAACAACGATGTAAAGCCGAAAATATCTGGCAACTACATGATTATTATTTCAGATACGGACACGCAACAACCGCTACTCAAAGCCGGTTTTATGGTTGTAGAAAAGCGAGCCTCCCATATTGCCTCTATTGCAATCCCAACCAACAGCAGCTATCAGACCTCGCATCAGCTTAATCTAACCGTTTTACTTCAAGAACTAAACGTAACAAACCCGACCCGTGATGTAAAAACTAAAGTATATCAAAATTACGTTGAACTTCCGGACTCCCTTCAGCCACAATCCGTAAATACAGGATTAAACTCGATTTTTTACAGCCGTACAGATAAAAACATATATCCTGCTGGTAATGAATTTCGAACAATAGATATACGAGATGTACACTATACATCAACCAATGTAAGTTCAATTAAACAAGGACAAGATCTGTACTACATTCTTCTTCGCCCAGATAAATCGCGTGACGATTCCCCATACGCTTACACTTTCGACTATAATGGTAAAATGGTTATTGCGGGATTAAACGTTAACAATCCCAACACAGACTGCGACTATTATAGCGTAATGTTCTCGTTAAGTACACCCTACTTGGGAGATTCTTTTGATGTTTACCTAGAAGGAGAACTTACGGGATGGGGACCTTCTAACCACGCTAAAATGCTGTATAACAACACCACCAACTGCTATGAAATTCCGCTTCTTCTCAAACAAGGTTTTTACAGTTACGTGTATGTTGTGAGAAATCATAATGGAGACGCTTTAATGCAACTTTCACCAGAAGGAAACTTCAGCCAAACTGAAAATTCATATCAAATTTGTACCTACTACAAAGGAATCCGAGACACCTACACACGTCTTATATCAACTACAACTATCGAACAAAATAAAAAAGCATCGAAATAA
- the nqrE gene encoding NADH:ubiquinone reductase (Na(+)-transporting) subunit E yields MENLLNIFVKSIFIDNMIFAFFLGMCSYLAVSKTVKTALGLGIAVVFVMIITVPVDFLLNKYVLVPGALSWLGADFDSVDLSYLSFIIFIAVIAAIVQIVEMAVEKFSPSLYANLGIFLPLIAVNCAILGGSLFMQKREYETLGEATSFAAGSGIGWFLAIVALAAIREKMKYSNVPAPLKGIGITFIVTGLMGIAFMSFLGIKL; encoded by the coding sequence ATGGAAAACTTACTTAATATATTCGTCAAGTCGATCTTTATCGACAACATGATTTTCGCCTTCTTCTTGGGAATGTGCTCTTACTTGGCGGTTTCTAAGACAGTTAAGACGGCGTTAGGACTAGGTATTGCGGTTGTTTTTGTGATGATTATTACCGTACCTGTAGACTTCCTTCTTAACAAGTATGTACTTGTTCCGGGAGCTCTTTCTTGGTTAGGTGCCGATTTCGATTCTGTAGATTTGAGCTACCTATCCTTTATCATCTTTATTGCGGTAATTGCTGCAATTGTGCAAATTGTAGAGATGGCGGTTGAGAAATTTTCTCCATCTCTATATGCTAACCTTGGAATTTTCCTTCCGCTGATTGCTGTAAACTGCGCCATTCTTGGTGGTTCTCTATTTATGCAAAAGCGCGAGTACGAAACCTTAGGTGAGGCAACCTCTTTTGCTGCAGGTTCGGGGATTGGCTGGTTCTTGGCCATTGTTGCCCTTGCCGCAATTCGTGAAAAGATGAAGTACTCGAATGTGCCAGCACCGCTTAAGGGTATCGGTATTACCTTTATCGTAACCGGTTTGATGGGGATTGCATTTATGAGCTTCCTAGGTATTAAGTTGTAA
- a CDS encoding Na(+)-translocating NADH-quinone reductase subunit A: MSNVYKITKGLDIRMVGKAETVVTKAPLAVAYAIKPADFQGLVPKLLVKVGDKVKAGTAVMFDKYNHNIVFASPVSGEVTAINRGERRLLLEVVITPDAEQQYESFEVGDLLSITREQVVEKLLVSGCWPFIKQRPYGIIANPNTTPKGIFISCFDSSPLAPDYDILLRGEEEHFYKGIEVLKKLTDGKVHLGVNAKYSSPVFEKCTGVEINKFQGPHPAGNVGTQISRISPINKGEIVWTIDPQHVAAIGRLAATGRYDVQKTVAAVGSEVKKPRYYKVIQGASIKNLLEGGVSSDKNVRFVSGSVLSGTKISSEGFIGFYDNMLAVIPEGDQYEFFGWALPGLDKFSFSKSFLSWLTPSKEYVLNTNYHGGERAFVMSDVYGKVFPFDIYPVYLLKAILAEDIDAMEKLGIYEVVEEDFALCEFVDPSKIEIQAIVRKGLNLMIKEMN, from the coding sequence ATGTCAAACGTTTATAAGATAACTAAAGGCTTAGACATCCGAATGGTTGGAAAAGCTGAAACAGTTGTCACAAAAGCCCCGTTAGCAGTCGCTTATGCGATTAAGCCTGCTGATTTTCAGGGACTAGTTCCCAAGTTGCTTGTAAAGGTAGGAGACAAGGTTAAGGCTGGTACTGCCGTTATGTTCGACAAGTACAACCATAACATTGTTTTTGCATCTCCTGTTAGCGGCGAGGTTACTGCAATAAATCGAGGAGAAAGAAGGCTTCTTTTAGAGGTTGTGATTACTCCTGATGCAGAGCAGCAGTACGAGTCGTTCGAGGTAGGTGACCTTTTATCGATAACCCGAGAGCAGGTAGTTGAAAAGCTGCTAGTTTCAGGTTGTTGGCCTTTTATTAAGCAGCGACCTTATGGCATTATAGCCAATCCAAACACCACACCTAAAGGTATTTTTATCTCTTGCTTCGACTCTTCGCCGTTAGCACCAGATTACGATATTCTTTTAAGGGGAGAAGAGGAGCATTTCTATAAGGGAATAGAGGTGCTAAAAAAGCTTACCGATGGTAAGGTTCATTTGGGGGTTAATGCTAAATATTCTTCCCCTGTTTTTGAAAAGTGTACAGGTGTCGAAATCAATAAATTTCAGGGACCACACCCAGCTGGTAATGTAGGGACTCAAATAAGCCGCATTTCACCTATAAACAAGGGGGAGATTGTTTGGACTATCGACCCCCAACATGTTGCCGCAATTGGACGACTTGCTGCCACTGGCCGATATGATGTACAAAAGACCGTAGCTGCTGTGGGTTCTGAAGTTAAAAAGCCTCGTTACTACAAGGTTATTCAAGGTGCATCTATTAAGAACTTGCTAGAAGGAGGGGTTTCGTCTGATAAAAATGTTCGTTTTGTGAGCGGAAGCGTTTTGTCGGGTACGAAGATCTCTTCGGAAGGATTTATTGGATTTTACGATAATATGCTGGCTGTTATTCCCGAGGGAGACCAATATGAGTTCTTCGGTTGGGCTCTACCTGGGTTGGATAAATTCAGCTTCTCCAAGTCTTTCCTATCGTGGCTTACTCCTAGCAAGGAGTACGTTTTAAACACAAACTACCATGGTGGTGAGCGTGCATTTGTAATGAGCGATGTTTATGGGAAAGTATTTCCCTTCGATATTTACCCTGTATACCTTCTAAAAGCAATCCTAGCAGAAGATATTGATGCTATGGAAAAGCTAGGAATTTACGAGGTGGTAGAAGAAGACTTCGCTCTTTGCGAGTTTGTAGATCCATCAAAAATCGAAATTCAGGCAATTGTTCGTAAGGGCTTGAATTTGATGATTAAGGAGATGAACTAA
- the nqrC gene encoding NADH:ubiquinone reductase (Na(+)-transporting) subunit C, with protein MNKEKNSYIFTYSAVMVILVAIALTLANIFLTPAQQANILVEQQWQILKSVGKALDADAQPNKVEYIKGMYEKYIVESFAVSSEGKKLEGKDAFKIDLKAEQKKPLEQRELPVFVYKGDNGESKVIVPIRGNGLWGPVWGYVALEADYNTICGAVFDHEGETPGLGAEINTPEFQKRFVGKKIFEGETFTSVRLIKGGADPSNQHGVDAISGGTLTSNGLDAALSNSLSPYQAFFKSQMKK; from the coding sequence ATGAACAAAGAGAAAAATTCCTATATTTTTACCTACTCGGCCGTAATGGTTATCCTTGTTGCCATTGCTTTAACCTTGGCTAACATTTTCTTAACTCCTGCACAACAGGCTAATATCCTTGTTGAGCAGCAGTGGCAAATCCTCAAGTCGGTAGGAAAAGCACTTGATGCAGATGCCCAACCAAACAAGGTGGAGTATATCAAGGGGATGTACGAGAAGTATATTGTAGAATCTTTTGCTGTTAGCAGCGAAGGAAAGAAACTTGAAGGTAAAGATGCCTTTAAGATTGATTTAAAAGCAGAACAAAAGAAACCTCTAGAACAGCGCGAACTTCCTGTATTTGTATACAAGGGAGATAATGGCGAGTCTAAAGTAATTGTTCCAATCCGCGGTAATGGTCTTTGGGGACCAGTATGGGGATACGTTGCATTGGAGGCCGATTACAATACCATTTGTGGTGCTGTATTCGATCATGAGGGAGAAACTCCAGGCCTAGGTGCTGAAATTAACACTCCTGAATTCCAAAAGCGTTTTGTAGGGAAGAAGATTTTTGAAGGAGAAACCTTTACTTCTGTACGCCTGATAAAGGGTGGTGCAGATCCCTCCAATCAGCATGGTGTTGATGCCATTTCTGGAGGAACGCTTACCAGCAACGGTTTGGATGCTGCTTTAAGTAATAGCTTGAGCCCTTATCAAGCATTCTTTAAATCTCAAATGAAAAAATAA